One region of Vulgatibacter sp. genomic DNA includes:
- a CDS encoding TolC family protein: protein MRTSATTTTTLILALALPAGAAELPAYLAAARERNESIGIAQARLQAADAAHGEAWGHLLPSLELRAGYTRNQYEAVTQLPGRTVTILPEDQLDASATLAVPLFDGAAWARLGAADASREAARASASATEREVLLAVARAYYDTLAARQVVAAAGQAVTTAEALQRTVQVRAATGTARSSDVQTARLEVARARGRLADARHAGAVAELALARLSGLDEPAEGTLAPLPLTSAAAGGERPELEAARARAREAAARRRAAGWAYAPTVVASASERWTNATGFIGEEASWAAGVSLRWNLFDSFRRESAIELADAVAREAELQASATARAIQDEEAEAHLRLAAAAEKLEAARVGAEAAAETSRLVQVSLREARATATDAVVAGSDAFAAEVELARAQADFALAQLTLRHVQGLPLLEVLP from the coding sequence ATGCGAACTTCCGCCACCACTACCACTACCTTGATCCTGGCCCTCGCCCTTCCGGCGGGCGCTGCCGAGCTCCCCGCCTATCTCGCCGCAGCGCGGGAGCGGAACGAGTCGATCGGGATCGCCCAGGCCCGGCTCCAGGCAGCCGACGCAGCCCACGGCGAGGCCTGGGGCCACCTCCTCCCCTCCCTCGAGCTGCGCGCCGGCTACACCCGCAACCAATACGAGGCGGTGACGCAGCTCCCCGGCCGCACGGTGACGATCCTCCCCGAGGATCAGCTCGACGCCAGCGCCACCCTCGCCGTCCCGCTCTTCGACGGCGCCGCCTGGGCGCGGCTCGGCGCAGCGGATGCGAGCAGGGAGGCGGCACGGGCCAGCGCCAGCGCCACCGAGCGGGAGGTGCTGCTCGCCGTCGCCCGCGCGTACTACGACACGCTCGCTGCGCGGCAGGTCGTCGCAGCTGCAGGGCAGGCGGTCACCACCGCAGAGGCGCTGCAGCGCACCGTGCAGGTCCGCGCGGCGACGGGCACGGCCAGGTCCTCCGACGTGCAGACCGCACGCCTCGAGGTGGCCCGCGCCCGCGGCAGGCTCGCCGATGCGCGCCACGCCGGCGCCGTCGCCGAGCTCGCGCTGGCGCGGCTGAGCGGCCTCGACGAGCCGGCGGAAGGCACGCTCGCTCCCCTCCCTCTCACGAGCGCAGCGGCAGGCGGCGAGAGGCCGGAGCTGGAGGCGGCACGGGCCCGCGCCCGCGAAGCTGCCGCCAGGCGGCGCGCCGCTGGCTGGGCCTATGCGCCCACCGTCGTCGCCAGCGCCTCCGAGCGCTGGACCAACGCCACCGGCTTCATCGGCGAGGAGGCCTCCTGGGCTGCTGGCGTCTCGCTGCGCTGGAACCTCTTCGACTCCTTCCGCCGGGAATCGGCGATCGAGCTGGCGGATGCAGTCGCCCGAGAGGCCGAGCTGCAGGCGTCGGCGACCGCGAGGGCCATCCAGGACGAGGAGGCGGAGGCGCATCTTCGCCTCGCCGCCGCTGCAGAGAAGCTGGAGGCGGCCCGGGTCGGCGCCGAGGCGGCGGCGGAGACTTCGCGTCTCGTGCAGGTCTCGCTGCGTGAGGCCCGTGCCACCGCCACCGACGCTGTCGTCGCCGGCAGCGACGCCTTCGCTGCGGAGGTCGAACTCGCCCGGGCCCAGGCCGACTTCGCGCTCGCGCAGCTCACGCTCCGCCACGTCCAGGGCCTGCCGCTCCTCGAGGTGCTGCCGTGA
- a CDS encoding TetR/AcrR family transcriptional regulator, which translates to MARPSTITNEQILEAARAIFLEKGFAASTAAIARRAGVSEGSIFKRFATKEELFLAAMGVSEGPAPLKNLQALVGTGSVKENLLEIGMGMLAFLEELLPRVTMVWSTTSPAKMFEGMSEPPPVKGLKMLTNYLDAEQRLGRIRRCDPELAARTFLGGLLQYAFFDMIGANRWMPLAAPTYVRGLVEVIWLGLEP; encoded by the coding sequence ATGGCACGCCCCTCCACCATCACCAACGAGCAGATCCTCGAGGCCGCCCGGGCAATCTTCCTGGAGAAGGGCTTCGCCGCCTCGACCGCGGCGATCGCCCGGCGGGCGGGTGTGTCGGAAGGCTCGATCTTCAAGCGCTTCGCCACGAAGGAGGAGCTCTTCCTGGCGGCGATGGGCGTCTCGGAGGGACCGGCGCCGCTGAAGAACCTGCAGGCGCTCGTCGGCACGGGGAGCGTGAAGGAGAACCTCCTCGAGATCGGCATGGGCATGCTCGCCTTCCTCGAGGAGCTCCTGCCCCGGGTCACGATGGTCTGGTCGACCACCAGCCCGGCGAAGATGTTCGAGGGCATGTCGGAGCCGCCGCCGGTGAAGGGGCTCAAGATGCTGACCAACTACCTCGACGCCGAGCAGCGCCTCGGACGGATCCGCCGCTGCGATCCGGAGCTGGCGGCGCGGACCTTCCTCGGGGGCCTGCTTCAATACGCCTTCTTCGACATGATCGGCGCGAACCGCTGGATGCCGCTCGCCGCGCCGACCTACGTGCGCGGCCTGGTCGAGGTGATCTGGCTCGGCCTCGAGCCGTAG
- a CDS encoding ABC transporter substrate-binding protein has translation MAALHRRIAWGIVASLVASACETDAAEPAEVVIAAIYPLSGDQAATGTDLRRGVELAAEIVNGAYDLEVPLAAEGGLPGLGGARIRVVFADHASDPAQAVVAAERLIAAEEAVAFLGAYESAVTEAVSTVVEAAGIPFVAAESTAPSLTERGFRWFFRTTADDRIFVENFFDFLAELREEGIEPASAAIVYEDGIFGSSVAALEADAASGAGLPVVAEVGYPAAAAAFAAVAETVRDSGAAIVFQTSFEQDAIGILQAYEGLGYRPEAILGMDAGFISPAFVETLGDDANDLLSREVWAKDLAEAKPLVGEVDALFRQRYGADMTGNSARAFTGLIVLAEAIDRAGSTDPERIREALLATELGADELIVPWDGVRFDPATGQNVLAKGIIVQIQARAYRTVWPRELATVDLVWPMRPWAQ, from the coding sequence ATGGCTGCACTGCATCGGCGCATTGCGTGGGGAATCGTGGCATCGCTCGTCGCGAGCGCATGCGAGACCGACGCCGCCGAGCCGGCGGAGGTGGTGATCGCGGCGATCTACCCGCTCTCTGGTGACCAGGCGGCCACCGGCACCGATCTGCGGCGCGGCGTCGAGCTGGCGGCGGAGATCGTGAACGGGGCGTACGATTTGGAGGTGCCGCTCGCGGCAGAGGGCGGGTTGCCCGGACTCGGTGGCGCGCGGATCCGGGTGGTCTTCGCCGATCACGCGAGCGATCCCGCGCAGGCGGTCGTTGCGGCGGAACGCTTGATCGCTGCCGAGGAAGCGGTCGCCTTCCTCGGCGCCTACGAGAGCGCGGTCACCGAGGCGGTCTCGACCGTGGTCGAGGCGGCGGGGATCCCCTTCGTGGCTGCCGAGTCCACCGCGCCCTCCCTCACCGAGCGGGGCTTTCGCTGGTTCTTCCGCACCACGGCAGACGACCGGATCTTCGTGGAGAACTTCTTCGACTTCCTGGCCGAGCTGCGGGAGGAGGGGATCGAGCCGGCGTCGGCAGCCATCGTCTACGAGGATGGGATCTTCGGCAGCAGCGTCGCCGCCCTCGAGGCGGATGCCGCCAGCGGGGCGGGGCTGCCGGTGGTGGCCGAGGTGGGCTACCCGGCGGCGGCTGCCGCCTTCGCTGCGGTGGCCGAGACGGTGCGGGACAGCGGCGCGGCGATCGTCTTCCAGACCTCGTTCGAGCAGGACGCGATCGGAATTCTGCAGGCATACGAAGGGCTCGGCTACCGGCCAGAGGCGATCCTCGGGATGGACGCAGGCTTCATCAGCCCCGCGTTCGTGGAGACCCTCGGCGACGACGCCAACGACCTGCTCAGCCGGGAGGTGTGGGCCAAGGATCTCGCCGAAGCGAAGCCGCTGGTGGGGGAGGTCGACGCGCTCTTCCGGCAGCGCTACGGCGCCGACATGACCGGCAACTCGGCGCGGGCCTTCACCGGGTTGATCGTGCTGGCGGAAGCGATCGACCGGGCGGGCTCCACCGACCCCGAGCGGATCCGCGAGGCGCTGCTCGCAACGGAGCTCGGCGCCGACGAGCTCATCGTGCCCTGGGACGGCGTGCGCTTCGATCCGGCGACGGGGCAGAACGTGCTGGCGAAGGGGATCATCGTGCAGATCCAGGCGCGCGCCTATCGCACGGTGTGGCCGCGGGAGCTGGCGACGGTGGATCTGGTGTGGCCGATGCGCCCGTGGGCACAGTAG